From Micrococcus porci, one genomic window encodes:
- a CDS encoding ankyrin repeat domain-containing protein, with protein MTEHQDTQGQHAPATPPAEPAVESAGPSPEMLELAGRMFDAARTGDVDTLEAYIVAGLNPDLQNGKGDTFLTLAAYHDQPAVVEMLIRVGADVEKANDRGQRPLTCATFKGDVASMCLLLAAGADPDAGTPSARQTAQMFGGERVAAVLDEAR; from the coding sequence ATGACCGAGCACCAGGACACCCAGGGCCAGCACGCACCGGCCACCCCGCCCGCCGAGCCTGCAGTGGAGAGCGCAGGGCCCTCGCCGGAGATGCTCGAGCTGGCCGGGCGCATGTTCGACGCCGCCCGCACCGGCGACGTGGACACGCTCGAGGCGTACATCGTGGCCGGCCTGAACCCGGACCTGCAGAACGGCAAGGGGGACACGTTCCTGACCCTGGCCGCCTACCACGACCAGCCGGCCGTGGTGGAGATGCTGATCCGCGTGGGCGCGGACGTGGAGAAGGCCAATGACCGCGGCCAGCGCCCGCTGACCTGCGCCACGTTCAAGGGCGACGTCGCCTCCATGTGCCTGCTGCTGGCCGCCGGGGCCGACCCGGACGCCGGCACCCCCTCCGCCCGGCAGACCGCGCAGATGTTCGGCGGGGAGCGGGTCGCCGCGGTGCTGGATGAGGCCCGCTGA
- a CDS encoding LLM class flavin-dependent oxidoreductase, translating into MTTKNLGFLNFGHWIHRPRVGRRPVEPDAKQAIDDVVQMAVDAEAAGLDGAWIRIHHFQRMFSSPFPILTAMAAHTERIHLGTGVIDLRYENPLYMAEAAATTDLLAGGRLELGVSRGSPEAARDGQAQFGYELADGQTWSDVARERGRRLLAGVRGEGIATPDLSSGWAHSSAPLRIEPHSPGLADRIWWGSGTVGSAVEAAKDGYGMLSSTLLLQDDGRPFHVQQADQIARYLEAYEAGGHTTPARTAVTRSAFVIQDHEDELYFGRDRHSRDSSGHLDGGAARSGPTYAGSAEEVAELLAADDAVQAADWVLFANPNQLGAEYNAKLFAGWAEVWRLLGWDS; encoded by the coding sequence ATGACCACGAAGAACCTCGGATTCCTCAACTTCGGGCACTGGATCCACCGCCCGCGGGTGGGCCGGCGACCCGTGGAGCCGGACGCGAAGCAGGCTATCGACGACGTCGTCCAGATGGCGGTGGACGCCGAGGCCGCCGGCCTGGACGGCGCGTGGATCCGCATCCACCACTTCCAGCGGATGTTCTCCTCGCCGTTCCCGATCCTCACCGCCATGGCCGCGCACACCGAGCGCATCCACCTGGGCACCGGCGTGATCGACCTGCGCTACGAGAACCCCCTGTACATGGCCGAGGCGGCCGCCACGACGGACCTGCTCGCCGGCGGCCGGCTCGAGCTCGGCGTCTCCCGCGGCTCCCCCGAGGCCGCCCGGGACGGTCAGGCGCAGTTCGGCTACGAACTCGCCGACGGGCAGACCTGGTCCGACGTGGCCCGCGAGCGCGGCCGCCGCCTCCTGGCCGGCGTGCGCGGCGAGGGCATCGCGACGCCGGACCTCTCCTCCGGCTGGGCGCACAGCTCCGCACCGCTGCGCATCGAGCCGCATTCCCCCGGGCTCGCGGACCGCATCTGGTGGGGCTCCGGCACGGTGGGCTCCGCGGTGGAGGCCGCGAAGGACGGCTACGGCATGCTCTCCTCCACCCTCCTGCTGCAGGACGACGGCCGCCCCTTCCACGTGCAGCAGGCCGACCAGATCGCCCGGTACCTCGAGGCGTACGAGGCCGGGGGCCACACGACCCCGGCGCGCACGGCGGTGACCCGCTCGGCGTTCGTCATCCAGGACCACGAGGACGAGCTGTACTTCGGACGCGACCGCCACTCGCGGGACTCCTCCGGCCACCTCGACGGCGGCGCGGCCCGCTCCGGCCCCACCTACGCGGGCTCGGCGGAGGAGGTCGCGGAGCTCCTCGCCGCGGACGACGCCGTCCAGGCCGCGGACTGGGTGCTGTTCGCCAACCCGAACCAGCTCGGCGCGGAGTACAACGCGAAGCTCTTCGCGGGCTGGGCCGAGGTCTGGCGGCTGCTCGGCTGGGACTCCTGA
- a CDS encoding MFS transporter, translated as MTSAPADTPRIDRRAATRSRWAATAAFFTNGALAAAMIPHYPQAKAAFGLDPAGFGLLVTVMTLGAACAGPAGAPILRRAGSRATVLWGSLAIAVVLTGAGLALDLGARSDAAGPWLGAYAAAVFASGLCDAVVDTAQNAQGLRAQHALGRPVLTSMHAGWSLGAAVGAALGAAAVGAGVPAGLHLGLNGAACVLLLALTLPRFLPDTPDHAPAPALLTADDPGPESEATPASHRHPWLLLAPIVVISMAGFSVEEFGNSWTSLFLQAERGLDPATAGLGASTLLGAQFLGRLTGDRVLAALGRTRALTGGLAVVLAGLTVTLLVPTPAAMFTGLALAGLGSAVVVPTAFALADEVPGLPAQTGLAVVSWLMRLAGLGLSPLVGLLAGVLPLTAALGAFVVLAALGTVLALTLRAPRLAPDFR; from the coding sequence GTGACGTCCGCCCCCGCCGACACCCCGCGCATCGACCGACGCGCCGCAACCCGTTCCCGCTGGGCCGCGACCGCGGCGTTCTTCACCAACGGCGCCCTCGCGGCCGCGATGATCCCGCACTACCCACAGGCCAAGGCCGCCTTCGGCCTCGACCCCGCGGGATTCGGGCTGCTGGTGACCGTCATGACCCTCGGCGCGGCCTGCGCGGGGCCGGCCGGCGCGCCGATCCTGCGCCGGGCCGGGTCCCGGGCCACCGTCCTCTGGGGATCCCTGGCGATCGCGGTGGTCCTCACCGGCGCCGGCCTGGCGCTGGACCTGGGCGCGCGATCCGACGCCGCGGGCCCGTGGCTGGGGGCCTATGCGGCGGCCGTGTTCGCCTCCGGCCTGTGCGACGCCGTCGTGGACACCGCACAGAACGCCCAGGGCCTGCGCGCCCAGCACGCGCTCGGCCGACCGGTGCTGACCTCGATGCACGCAGGCTGGTCCCTCGGGGCGGCCGTCGGCGCGGCGCTGGGAGCCGCCGCGGTGGGCGCGGGCGTCCCCGCCGGACTGCACCTCGGCCTCAACGGGGCCGCCTGCGTGCTCCTGCTGGCCCTGACCCTGCCCCGGTTCCTGCCGGACACCCCCGACCACGCCCCGGCCCCGGCCCTGCTGACGGCCGACGACCCCGGGCCGGAATCCGAGGCGACGCCGGCGTCGCACCGCCACCCCTGGCTCCTGCTGGCCCCCATCGTGGTGATCTCCATGGCCGGCTTCTCCGTCGAGGAGTTCGGCAACTCGTGGACGTCCCTGTTCCTCCAGGCCGAGCGTGGACTGGACCCTGCCACCGCCGGCCTGGGCGCCAGCACCCTCCTGGGCGCCCAGTTCCTCGGCCGGTTGACCGGGGATCGCGTGCTGGCCGCGCTGGGACGCACGCGCGCGCTGACCGGGGGGCTCGCCGTCGTGCTGGCGGGGCTGACGGTCACCCTGCTGGTGCCGACGCCCGCCGCGATGTTCACCGGCCTGGCGCTGGCGGGGCTGGGCTCCGCCGTCGTGGTCCCGACCGCGTTCGCGCTCGCCGACGAGGTGCCGGGCCTGCCCGCCCAGACTGGGCTCGCGGTGGTCAGCTGGCTGATGCGCCTGGCGGGACTGGGCCTGTCCCCGCTGGTCGGCCTGCTGGCCGGCGTCCTGCCGCTCACGGCCGCGCTCGGCGCATTCGTGGTGCTGGCGGCCCTGGGGACGGTGCTGGCGCTCACCCTCCGGGCCCCGCGTCTGGCCCCCGACTTCCGCTAG
- a CDS encoding glutathionylspermidine synthase family protein, which yields MERRVMAPRPGWERTIASQGLVFDETVHPDGTVTHYWNESACYALTMAEVEHLEQASERLHAMSLEAARFLADEQSVPGSPWRALGIPREAAQLAVDSLNAGEPSLYGRFDLVYSGPDAPTKLLEYNADTPTGLVEAAVCQWFWKEDVFGDAVDQWNGIFEALTDRWRRIAPPEADGTPARVHFAHTELDETGEDAMTVAVLRDAAEQAGVRGESLLMSQIGFDTERLRFVGADLRYLRRIFKLYPWEDMVTERFGPRLKLDDEVRWIEPPWKMLLSTKALTAALWHLYPGHELLLPTFLNDRGGLREWVRKPLHGREGAGIEIRSRAGDVSSAAGRWGAEGHVYQQFHGLPDFPAPDGAPNRPVLGTWMVGDECFGVGIRESDGPVTDALCRFVPNIIDG from the coding sequence ATGGAACGCCGCGTCATGGCCCCCCGCCCCGGCTGGGAGCGCACCATCGCCTCCCAGGGGCTCGTGTTCGACGAGACCGTCCACCCGGACGGGACCGTCACCCACTACTGGAACGAGTCCGCCTGCTACGCGCTGACCATGGCCGAGGTGGAGCACCTGGAACAGGCCTCGGAGCGGCTGCACGCCATGTCCCTGGAGGCCGCCCGCTTCCTCGCGGACGAGCAGTCCGTCCCCGGCTCGCCGTGGCGGGCACTCGGCATCCCCCGGGAGGCGGCGCAGCTCGCCGTCGACTCCCTGAACGCCGGGGAGCCGAGCCTCTACGGGCGCTTCGACCTGGTCTACTCCGGCCCGGACGCGCCGACCAAGCTCCTGGAGTACAACGCGGACACGCCCACCGGGCTGGTGGAGGCCGCGGTGTGCCAGTGGTTCTGGAAGGAGGACGTGTTCGGGGACGCCGTGGACCAGTGGAACGGGATCTTCGAGGCGCTGACGGACCGCTGGCGGCGGATCGCCCCGCCGGAGGCGGACGGGACCCCGGCGCGCGTGCACTTCGCCCACACCGAGCTGGACGAGACCGGCGAGGACGCCATGACCGTGGCGGTGCTGCGCGACGCCGCCGAGCAGGCCGGCGTCAGGGGGGAGTCCCTGCTGATGAGCCAGATCGGCTTCGACACGGAGCGGCTGCGCTTCGTGGGCGCGGACCTGCGGTACCTGCGCCGGATCTTCAAGCTGTACCCGTGGGAGGACATGGTCACCGAGCGCTTCGGGCCGCGGCTGAAGCTCGACGACGAGGTCCGGTGGATCGAGCCGCCCTGGAAGATGCTCCTCTCCACCAAGGCGCTCACCGCGGCCCTGTGGCACCTCTACCCGGGCCATGAGCTGCTGCTGCCCACGTTCCTGAACGACCGGGGCGGCCTGCGCGAGTGGGTCCGGAAGCCGCTGCACGGCCGCGAGGGCGCGGGCATCGAGATCCGTTCCCGCGCCGGGGACGTCAGCTCCGCCGCGGGCCGCTGGGGTGCGGAGGGGCACGTGTACCAGCAGTTCCACGGCCTGCCGGACTTCCCGGCGCCCGACGGCGCCCCCAACCGCCCGGTGCTGGGCACCTGGATGGTCGGGGACGAGTGCTTCGGGGTGGGCATCCGCGAGTCGGACGGCCCCGTCACCGACGCCCTGTGCCGGTTCGTCCCGAACATCATCGACGGCTGA
- a CDS encoding tRNA-dihydrouridine synthase, whose protein sequence is MTDTFPTPLLRRRASRTLALGGTLALAAAMTGCGPDPDYRQTSEDYAQVCRDETTQERVPDEDCDDSAGTSHAHAGHRTGWYFIPLAGGRTVPAVGQRAGGGLTTRPGTGTTTKVPSSGGEFAKSGTVSRGGFGSKGGGAGS, encoded by the coding sequence ATGACCGACACCTTCCCGACGCCGCTCCTCCGCCGTCGGGCCTCGCGCACCCTCGCCCTCGGCGGCACCCTCGCCCTGGCCGCCGCGATGACCGGCTGCGGCCCGGACCCCGACTACCGGCAGACCTCCGAGGACTATGCGCAGGTCTGCCGGGACGAGACCACGCAGGAGCGCGTGCCGGACGAGGACTGCGACGACTCCGCCGGCACCTCCCACGCCCACGCCGGCCACCGCACGGGCTGGTACTTCATCCCGCTCGCCGGCGGGCGCACCGTCCCGGCCGTCGGCCAACGCGCCGGCGGAGGCCTCACGACCCGCCCCGGGACGGGCACCACCACGAAGGTCCCGTCCTCCGGAGGGGAGTTCGCGAAGTCCGGCACCGTGTCCAGGGGCGGCTTCGGCTCCAAGGGCGGCGGCGCCGGCTCCTGA
- a CDS encoding cation transporter, which yields MTETSHPRPDPARVRALRGTVLAVSLLNLAYMLVEIGVALGIGSVSLVADSVDFFEDFAVNMLIVIALGWPLARRARVGKVMAGIIVLPAIAALAMAAVKVGDPEPPATGPLFWTGVGSLLVNLVCVGLLARFRADGGSLTRAAWLAARNDLIAGIVLIALAGATALTASGWADIIVGVLLVVLNGGAAKEVWQAATEERLAAQALAGEFDDD from the coding sequence ATGACGGAGACCTCGCATCCCCGGCCCGACCCCGCCCGCGTGCGCGCCCTGCGTGGCACCGTCCTCGCGGTGTCCCTGCTGAACCTCGCCTACATGCTCGTGGAGATCGGCGTGGCGCTCGGCATCGGCTCGGTGTCCCTGGTGGCGGACTCCGTGGACTTCTTCGAGGACTTCGCGGTGAACATGCTCATCGTGATCGCCCTCGGCTGGCCGCTGGCCCGGCGGGCGCGCGTCGGCAAGGTGATGGCCGGGATCATCGTGCTCCCGGCGATCGCCGCGCTCGCGATGGCCGCGGTGAAGGTCGGCGACCCCGAGCCGCCCGCCACCGGCCCCCTGTTCTGGACCGGCGTCGGATCCCTGCTGGTCAACCTGGTGTGCGTGGGCCTGCTGGCCCGCTTCCGAGCCGACGGCGGATCCCTCACGCGGGCGGCATGGCTCGCCGCCCGCAACGACCTGATCGCCGGCATCGTGCTGATCGCCCTGGCCGGGGCGACCGCGCTGACCGCCTCCGGCTGGGCGGACATCATCGTGGGCGTGCTGCTGGTGGTGCTCAACGGCGGCGCCGCCAAGGAGGTCTGGCAGGCCGCCACGGAGGAGCGCCTCGCGGCGCAGGCCCTCGCCGGCGAGTTCGACGACGACTGA
- a CDS encoding GNAT family N-acetyltransferase yields the protein MSPRHDDDAPALTAAVSGGEVVLRPWAEGDDLRLLEVWGDPADVQQHQDRAMLAADADSPWRRTLVAEEDGVPVGAAVAFAQPLHPGRLWVYGEVARTVRGRGVGRALLEALRGLVAAAHEAGAVPTTELKARFAVASRVPVGGGEVVEAAPGEAPEAGAAGAEAHAAQVAATERFLVAAGFTPVQRSRRIAVAPGVIALPALRDEEHPEGRVLEEISTGSVELTRAVAAFYDAAHAWDPSQMSVGAAQQLILGPQTGAAGAVVLRDAPREEGGTIQAFAVSYTAERQDAPADVLLGWDPSLGLEEAQLAVGDLLALLVAQHPVQVEADEAMTALEPILDALLAKRAAGTLVDTRVWATDPS from the coding sequence GTGAGCCCCCGGCACGACGACGACGCCCCCGCCCTGACCGCCGCCGTCTCCGGCGGCGAGGTGGTCCTCCGCCCCTGGGCGGAGGGCGACGACCTGCGCCTGCTCGAGGTCTGGGGGGACCCGGCCGACGTGCAGCAGCACCAGGACCGGGCCATGCTCGCGGCCGACGCGGACTCCCCGTGGCGGCGCACGCTCGTGGCCGAGGAGGACGGCGTCCCCGTGGGCGCCGCCGTGGCGTTCGCGCAGCCCCTGCACCCGGGACGTCTCTGGGTCTACGGCGAGGTCGCCCGCACGGTCCGCGGCCGTGGCGTGGGCCGCGCCCTGCTGGAGGCGCTGCGCGGGCTCGTCGCCGCGGCCCACGAGGCCGGCGCCGTGCCGACGACGGAGCTGAAGGCGCGCTTCGCCGTCGCCTCCCGCGTGCCCGTGGGCGGCGGGGAGGTCGTGGAGGCGGCTCCGGGGGAGGCCCCGGAGGCCGGCGCGGCCGGGGCGGAAGCGCACGCCGCGCAGGTCGCCGCCACCGAGCGGTTCCTCGTGGCGGCCGGGTTCACGCCCGTGCAGCGCTCGCGGCGGATCGCCGTGGCCCCCGGCGTGATCGCCCTGCCCGCGCTGCGGGACGAGGAGCACCCGGAGGGGCGCGTGCTGGAGGAGATCTCCACCGGCTCCGTCGAGCTCACCCGCGCCGTGGCCGCGTTCTACGACGCCGCCCACGCGTGGGACCCCTCGCAGATGTCCGTGGGGGCGGCCCAGCAGCTGATCCTCGGCCCGCAGACCGGGGCGGCCGGCGCCGTCGTGCTCCGCGACGCCCCGCGCGAGGAGGGCGGGACGATCCAGGCGTTCGCGGTGTCCTACACGGCCGAGCGGCAGGACGCCCCCGCGGACGTGCTGCTCGGCTGGGACCCGTCCCTGGGCCTCGAGGAGGCCCAGCTGGCCGTGGGCGACCTGCTCGCCCTGCTGGTGGCCCAGCACCCCGTGCAGGTCGAGGCCGACGAGGCGATGACCGCCCTGGAGCCGATCCTCGACGCGCTGCTGGCCAAGCGCGCGGCGGGCACGCTCGTGGACACCCGCGTCTGGGCGACCGACCCCTCCTGA
- a CDS encoding glycine--tRNA ligase, with product MAAKSPLDNVINLAKRRGFVFQAGDIYGGSRSAWDYGPLGVELKENIKAEWWRTFVRSREDMVGLDSSIILPRQVWEASGHVATFTDPLVECQQCHRRHRQDHLLEAFEAKKGRAAAGMEEITCPDCGTTGKWTEPQMFSGLVKTYLGPVDNEEGLHYMRPETAQGIFVNFLNVLGASRKKPPFGIGQIGKAFRNEITPGNFIFRTREFEQMEIEYFVPPAEAKEHFDTWVEACWDWFIDLGIDPANLRKFDVPEEERAHYSDGTIDLEYRFGFAGGDGWGELMGVANRTDYDLTSHANASGAKLQYFDQANDVHYTPYVIEPSFGLTRSMMAFLVDAYTEDEAPNAKGGVDVRTVLKLDPRLAPVKAAVLPLSKKLELQEPSQRLAAELRAHWNIETDDSGAIGRRYRRQDEIGTPFCITVDFDTLEDQSVTIRERDTMSQERVALAQVRAYLAERLTK from the coding sequence ATGGCTGCCAAGTCCCCGCTGGACAACGTGATCAACCTGGCCAAGCGCCGCGGCTTCGTGTTCCAGGCCGGTGACATCTACGGCGGCTCCCGCTCCGCGTGGGACTACGGGCCCCTCGGCGTCGAGCTCAAGGAGAACATCAAGGCCGAGTGGTGGCGGACCTTCGTGCGCTCCCGTGAGGACATGGTGGGCCTGGACTCCTCCATCATCCTGCCGCGCCAGGTCTGGGAGGCCTCCGGCCACGTGGCCACGTTCACCGACCCGCTGGTCGAGTGCCAGCAGTGCCACAGGCGCCACCGCCAGGACCACCTGCTCGAGGCGTTCGAGGCCAAGAAGGGCCGCGCCGCCGCCGGCATGGAGGAGATCACCTGCCCCGACTGCGGCACCACCGGCAAGTGGACCGAGCCGCAGATGTTCTCCGGCCTGGTCAAGACCTACCTCGGCCCCGTGGACAACGAGGAGGGCCTGCACTACATGCGCCCGGAGACGGCGCAGGGCATCTTCGTGAACTTCCTCAACGTGCTGGGCGCCTCCCGCAAGAAGCCGCCGTTCGGCATCGGCCAGATCGGCAAGGCGTTCCGCAACGAGATCACCCCCGGCAACTTCATCTTCCGCACCCGCGAGTTCGAGCAGATGGAGATCGAGTACTTCGTGCCCCCGGCGGAGGCGAAGGAGCACTTCGACACCTGGGTCGAGGCCTGCTGGGACTGGTTCATCGACCTCGGCATCGACCCGGCGAACCTGCGGAAGTTCGACGTCCCGGAGGAGGAGCGCGCCCACTACTCGGACGGCACCATCGACCTGGAGTACCGGTTCGGCTTCGCCGGGGGCGACGGCTGGGGCGAGCTCATGGGCGTCGCGAACCGCACCGACTACGACCTCACGTCCCACGCGAACGCCTCCGGCGCGAAGCTGCAGTACTTCGACCAGGCCAACGACGTGCACTACACGCCGTACGTGATCGAGCCGTCCTTCGGCCTGACCCGCTCCATGATGGCGTTCCTCGTGGACGCCTACACCGAGGACGAGGCCCCCAACGCCAAGGGCGGCGTGGACGTGCGCACCGTGCTCAAGCTGGACCCGCGCCTGGCGCCGGTCAAGGCCGCCGTGCTGCCGCTGTCCAAGAAGCTGGAGCTGCAGGAGCCCTCCCAGAGGCTGGCCGCCGAGCTGCGCGCGCACTGGAACATCGAGACGGACGACTCCGGCGCCATCGGCCGCCGCTACCGCCGCCAGGACGAGATCGGCACCCCGTTCTGCATCACCGTGGACTTCGACACCCTCGAGGACCAGTCCGTGACCATCCGCGAGCGCGACACCATGTCCCAGGAGCGCGTGGCCCTCGCCCAGGTCCGCGCCTACCTCGCGGAGCGGCTGACCAAGTGA
- a CDS encoding RNA-binding S4 domain-containing protein, translating to MGAMTSSSDVQPLPIRDESIRLGQALKLASLVEDGAMARDVVQDGMVSVNGEVETRRGRQLHDGDVVEFNGEEIVVEAGQS from the coding sequence ATGGGGGCCATGACCTCCTCTTCCGACGTCCAGCCCCTGCCGATCCGCGACGAGTCCATCCGCCTGGGACAGGCGCTCAAGCTCGCGAGCCTCGTGGAGGACGGCGCGATGGCCCGGGACGTCGTCCAGGACGGGATGGTGTCCGTGAACGGCGAGGTGGAGACCCGCCGCGGCCGGCAGCTCCACGACGGGGACGTCGTCGAGTTCAACGGCGAGGAGATCGTGGTCGAGGCCGGCCAGTCCTGA
- a CDS encoding alpha/beta hydrolase: MNDTTPRDPAPFAVRWSRPEGERTEHLLVLLHGYGADEDDLFGLVPQLPEAFTALAVRAPMDLPQGGAAWFPLTQDPATGEIGSDAGAVRAAVEDLHAWLPGVSGGFRTVSLLGFSQGMAMATSLLRLDPAAYAATVALSGFVVDPLHVEPELEGLFPADETVDAVTPKVFWGRGQEDPIISAQRVEESHGWLTAHTDLTKVVYAGLPHAISPQELGHVREYLTHVVL; encoded by the coding sequence GTGAACGACACCACCCCCCGCGACCCCGCCCCCTTCGCCGTCCGCTGGTCCCGCCCGGAGGGCGAGCGCACCGAGCACCTGCTCGTGCTCCTCCACGGCTACGGCGCCGACGAGGACGACCTGTTCGGCCTGGTGCCCCAGCTGCCCGAGGCCTTCACGGCCCTGGCCGTGCGCGCCCCGATGGACCTGCCGCAGGGCGGCGCCGCCTGGTTCCCCCTCACCCAGGACCCGGCCACCGGGGAGATCGGCTCGGACGCCGGGGCCGTGCGCGCCGCCGTCGAGGACCTGCACGCCTGGCTGCCGGGCGTGAGCGGCGGCTTCCGCACGGTGAGCCTGCTCGGCTTCTCCCAGGGCATGGCCATGGCCACCTCCCTGCTGCGGCTGGACCCGGCCGCCTACGCCGCCACCGTGGCGCTCTCCGGCTTCGTCGTGGACCCGCTGCACGTCGAGCCCGAGCTCGAGGGCCTGTTCCCCGCCGACGAGACCGTGGATGCCGTCACGCCGAAGGTCTTCTGGGGCCGCGGTCAGGAGGACCCGATCATCTCCGCGCAGCGCGTGGAGGAGTCCCACGGCTGGCTCACCGCCCACACCGACCTCACCAAGGTCGTCTACGCGGGCCTGCCGCACGCCATCAGCCCGCAGGAGCTCGGGCACGTCCGGGAGTACCTCACGCACGTCGTGCTCTGA
- a CDS encoding SGNH/GDSL hydrolase family protein, whose translation MSPLTNTADSEPPHAEGHASAEPAHPWRRYVAVGDSFTEGIGDPDPERPGYHRGWADHLAEELARLTPAGEEFSYASLAVRGKLMDQIRADQIDPAVELAPDLVSICAGGNDILRRADPDETALHLDDAVGRLAETGATVLLFNVPDIKETPVLARIRGRVAIYNENIRTVAARHHAVVADMWSLKDLARPEMWAPDRLHFSPVGHHTIAAMALDTLGVEHELEPLSPKRAAPRTWREARVDDARWARTHLVPWVGRRLRGVSSGDGMQPKRPLPAPLFGADMPHGSDYTEHAAD comes from the coding sequence ATGAGCCCACTCACGAACACAGCCGACTCCGAGCCTCCCCACGCCGAGGGCCACGCCTCCGCGGAGCCGGCCCACCCCTGGCGCCGCTACGTGGCCGTCGGGGACTCCTTCACCGAGGGCATCGGCGATCCCGACCCCGAGCGCCCCGGCTACCACCGCGGCTGGGCCGACCACCTCGCCGAGGAACTGGCGCGCCTGACCCCCGCCGGCGAGGAGTTCTCGTACGCCTCGCTGGCCGTCCGCGGCAAGCTGATGGACCAGATCCGCGCCGACCAGATCGACCCTGCGGTCGAGCTCGCCCCGGACCTCGTGAGCATCTGCGCCGGCGGCAACGACATCCTCCGCCGCGCCGACCCGGACGAGACCGCCCTGCACCTGGACGACGCCGTCGGCCGCCTGGCGGAGACCGGGGCCACCGTGCTGCTGTTCAACGTGCCGGACATCAAGGAGACGCCCGTGCTCGCGCGCATCCGCGGCCGCGTGGCGATCTACAACGAGAACATCCGCACCGTCGCCGCCCGGCACCACGCCGTCGTCGCGGACATGTGGAGCCTGAAGGACCTCGCCCGCCCGGAGATGTGGGCCCCGGACCGCCTGCACTTCTCCCCCGTGGGCCACCACACGATCGCCGCGATGGCCCTGGACACCCTCGGCGTCGAGCACGAGCTCGAACCCCTCTCCCCCAAGCGCGCCGCCCCGCGGACGTGGCGCGAGGCCCGGGTCGACGACGCCCGCTGGGCCCGCACCCACCTGGTGCCGTGGGTCGGCCGCCGCCTGCGCGGCGTCTCCTCCGGGGACGGGATGCAGCCCAAGCGCCCGCTGCCCGCCCCGCTGTTCGGCGCGGACATGCCCCACGGCTCGGACTACACCGAGCACGCCGCGGACTGA
- the metX gene encoding homoserine O-acetyltransferase MetX, translating to MTAIDPRILPGHAAHRPHQGPQGEAAPSARSAAPHDARPADRLPAGEFRTLSVGPLELEAGGRLPGVELAFETWGTLAEDGANAVLVLHALTGDSHVASHRRDESAGWWEELIGPGLAVDTDRWFVVAPNMLGGCDGSTGPSSPAPDGAPWGGRFPFVTIRDAVAAERRLLDALGVTALQAVIGGSMGGARAIEWAVSHPDLVRGVAVLASTASSSAEQIAWAQAQTHAIRLDPEWRGGDYHPGPGPVTGLGIARRIAHTTYRSAAELQHRFGREPQGAEDPLGTASGERVGRYQVESYLDHQASKLVGRFDAGSYVALTEALMSHDVGRGRGGVEAALASYPGRAFVAAVDSDRLYFPAESERLASLLPGEVPVHTIHSPIGHDGFLTEYGQIADELRRTLEL from the coding sequence ATGACCGCCATCGACCCCCGCATCCTGCCCGGCCACGCCGCCCATCGTCCGCACCAAGGCCCGCAGGGCGAGGCCGCCCCCTCCGCCCGCTCCGCCGCCCCGCACGACGCGCGGCCGGCCGACCGCCTCCCCGCCGGCGAGTTCCGCACGCTCTCCGTGGGCCCGCTGGAGCTCGAGGCCGGCGGACGCCTGCCGGGCGTCGAGCTCGCCTTCGAGACGTGGGGCACGCTCGCCGAGGACGGCGCCAACGCCGTGCTCGTCCTGCACGCCCTCACGGGCGACTCCCACGTGGCCTCCCACCGCCGCGACGAGTCCGCGGGCTGGTGGGAGGAGCTGATCGGGCCGGGCCTGGCCGTGGACACGGACCGCTGGTTCGTCGTCGCACCCAACATGCTCGGCGGCTGCGACGGCTCCACGGGGCCGTCCTCACCGGCCCCGGACGGTGCGCCCTGGGGCGGCCGGTTTCCGTTCGTCACCATCCGGGACGCCGTGGCGGCCGAGCGCCGCCTCCTCGACGCGCTCGGCGTCACCGCGCTGCAGGCCGTGATCGGCGGGTCCATGGGCGGCGCGCGCGCCATCGAGTGGGCCGTCTCCCACCCGGACCTGGTGCGCGGCGTGGCGGTGCTGGCCTCCACGGCGAGCTCCTCGGCGGAGCAGATCGCGTGGGCGCAGGCCCAGACCCACGCCATCCGGCTGGACCCGGAGTGGCGGGGCGGCGACTACCACCCGGGCCCGGGCCCGGTGACGGGGCTGGGCATCGCCCGCCGGATCGCGCACACCACCTACCGCTCCGCCGCCGAGCTGCAGCACCGGTTCGGCCGGGAGCCGCAGGGCGCGGAGGACCCGCTGGGCACGGCGTCGGGGGAGCGCGTGGGCCGCTACCAGGTGGAGTCCTACCTGGACCACCAGGCCTCCAAGCTGGTGGGCCGGTTCGACGCCGGCTCCTATGTGGCGCTCACCGAGGCCCTGATGAGCCACGACGTCGGCCGGGGCCGCGGCGGCGTCGAGGCCGCCCTCGCCTCCTACCCGGGGCGGGCGTTCGTCGCAGCGGTGGACTCCGACCGGCTGTACTTCCCCGCGGAGTCCGAGCGCCTGGCGTCCCTCCTGCCGGGCGAGGTCCCGGTGCACACCATCCACTCGCCGATCGGCCACGACGGCTTCCTCACCGAGTACGGGCAGATCGCCGACGAGCTGCGGCGGACGCTCGAGCTCTGA